One Rhea pennata isolate bPtePen1 unplaced genomic scaffold, bPtePen1.pri scaffold_26, whole genome shotgun sequence genomic region harbors:
- the LOC134154346 gene encoding olfactory receptor 14C36-like — MSNSSSFNRFLLQAFANTRELQLLHFAFFLGIYLAAFLGNGLIITTIACNHHLHTPMYFFLLNLSILDLGTISTTVPKSMANSLWDTRAISYSGCAAQLFFLVLFIFAEYFLLTAMAYDRYIAICRPLHYGTLMGSRACVKMAAAAWASGFLCAVLHTANTFSIPLCQGNILEQFFCEIAQILKLSCSDTSLREVRLIVVSACLVSGCFVFTVLSYVEIFTAVLRIPSEQGRHKAFSMCLPHLAVVSLFVSTITFAHLKPPSISSPSLDLVMAVLYSVVPPTVNPLFYSMRNKELQDAVRKRIRWVQCREQ; from the coding sequence atgtccaacagcagctccttcaacaGGTTCCTCCTCCAGGCATTTGCCAACacgcgggagctgcagctcctgcactttgCGTTCTTcttgggcatctacctggctgccttcctgggcaatggcctcatcatcacaaCCATAGCCTGCAACCACCACCTCCACACCCctatgtacttcttcctcctcaacctctccatccttgaccttggcaccatctccaccactgtccccaagtccatggccaattccctgtgggacaccagagccatttcctactcaggatgtgctgcccagctcttttttcttgtccttttcatttttgctgagtattttcttctcactgccatggcctatgaccgctatattgccatctgcagacccTTGCACTATGGGACcctcatgggcagcagagcttgtgtcaaaatggcagcagctgcctgggccagtggttttctctgtgctgtcctgcacactgctaacacattttcaataccactctgccaaggcaacatcctagagcagttcttctgtgaaattgcccagatcctcaagctctcctgctcagacacCAGCCTCAGGGAAGTCAGGCTTATTGTGGTTAGTGCCTGTTTAGtctctgggtgttttgttttcactgtgctgtcctatgtggagatcttcactgctgtgctgaggatcccatCTGAGCAGGGCcgacacaaagccttttccatgtgcctccctcacctggctgtggtctccctcTTTGTCAGCACTATTACGTTTGCCCATCTGAAGCcgccctccatctcctccccatctctggaTCTGGTGATGGCAGTTCTGTACTCTGTTGTGCCTCCAACAGTAAACCCGCTcttctacagcatgaggaacaaggagctgcaagatgcagtgaggaagcgGATCAGGTGGGTACAATGTCGGGAGCAGTAA